The Nocardioides panzhihuensis genome has a segment encoding these proteins:
- a CDS encoding DUF6069 family protein, with translation MSTSTYTQATTTATTRQFAARMPVWLVSTAAVLIGALATGVFELAARAVGVPFNVALPGTGLEPAAIPATGLAWAVAELGLIGIIIAVCLARFAKRPSSTWKRTAWTLTALSCVPSLVAVTDSYATNIMLVVSHLVAAVVIVPVIAARLAERNARRS, from the coding sequence ATGAGCACCAGCACCTACACCCAGGCCACGACGACCGCCACCACCCGCCAGTTCGCCGCACGGATGCCGGTCTGGCTCGTCAGCACCGCCGCCGTCCTCATCGGCGCCCTGGCCACCGGGGTCTTCGAGCTCGCCGCCCGCGCGGTCGGAGTGCCGTTCAACGTCGCCCTCCCGGGCACCGGCCTCGAGCCCGCCGCGATCCCCGCGACCGGGCTCGCCTGGGCCGTCGCCGAGCTCGGCCTGATCGGCATCATCATCGCCGTCTGCCTCGCCCGCTTCGCCAAGCGTCCGAGCTCGACCTGGAAGCGCACCGCCTGGACCCTGACCGCGCTCTCGTGTGTGCCGAGCCTGGTCGCCGTCACCGACTCCTACGCCACCAACATCATGCTGGTGGTCTCCCACCTCGTCGCGGCCGTGGTGATCGTCCCGGTCATCGCCGCCCGGCTGGCGGAGCGGAACGCGCGCCGGAGCTGA